One Fictibacillus halophilus genomic window, AACTGTAACTACGATATCAATATTGATCCACGTATTGTTGATTCCTGAATTCTCTATTCTCTCCTCGATATCTGTGTTCGCTTCACCAATCAACATAAATTTAATCGGAATCTTCGGACCTAAGTTCGCTAAGAGTGAATTTCTCGTGGCTTGCCCTAGTGGTATTTCCATAATTACACCCGGTTCATTCTTATAAGCTGTTATCCCTAACTCATCATCAGCTATCACTTCATGTGCTTTACCTTCTTCAATTTCCTTTAGGTATTTTTGAACGACTTTTTGTGACTGGTTCGCAACCTGGTTGACTACACTCTGATTGATTCCAGCAAAGACGACATTCCCCTCAGTATCTGTCTTATATTCAATGATATCATTCATTTCTGAAGGTCCTAATATTTCATTGTCGATCGCTTCACTTATTGCAAGGGCAGCGATCTCCTCCGTTTTCTTTTGCGCGATCAACATGAGAGTTGGTTCAATTCCTTTGTTTACAAGCCATAACCCTTGAATCGTTATAAAAGTGAACAGAATAAATGAGATCAACAGTACAAATCGGAATGGAAGTGGCCCTTTTCGAAGTTTCATTTTTCTGCGCTTAAGCAAAAGGTAACCCCCCTTTATCTACATATACATATGTATGCAGACAAGAGGGGGGCTCATTCAAACTTTATGGTTTTATTTTTTTTCGTACACGACAAAGTCATGTAGATATTTGTTCTTTTCATCAACGATACCTGGTTTGCGGGAGACTTCCATCCACTCTTCACGATTGATTTCTGGAAAATACGTATCTGCCTCAAAGGTATGGTGAATCTCTGTGACATACAGGCGATCTGCAACCGGCAGGAACAGCTTAAAGATCTCTGTTCCACCAATCACACATAATTCTTCCGTTTCTTTCTGAATCACTTCGTCAACAGAATGAACGACCGTTGTTCCTTCTGCTTGATACTGCTCATCTCTTGTTACCACGATATTTTCTCGTCCAGGTAGAGGCTTTCCGATAGATTCATACGTTTTCCGACCCATCACGATTGGTTTCCCCATCGTTACGTTCTTAAAGTGTTTGAGATCGTTAGGTAAATACCATGGAAGATCATTGTCCTTACCGATCGCGCGATTTTCATCCATCGCTACAACAAAAGAGATCATACGCTCACCACGCCTTTAATGTGTGGATGCGCCTCATAGCCTACAAGCTCGAAATCATCGTAAGTGAAGTCAAAGATACTCGTCACGTTTGGATTAATCTTCATCTTTGGTAGCGGCTTTGGCTCACGAGTGAGCTGCAGCTCTACTTGTTCAAGGTGATTGGTGTAGATGTGCGCGTCACCTACCGTGTGAACGAACTCACCTGGTTTAAGTCCTGTTACTTGAGCCACCATCATCGTTAACAAAGCGTATGACGCAATATTAAAAGGCACCCCTAAGAAACTATCTGCTGAGCGCTGATAAAGCTGACAGGAGAGCTTTCCATCTGCTACATAGAATTGAAACAATAAATGACACGGCGGCAGCGCCATATTCGGAATATCAGAAGGATTCCATGCAGTGACGATTAATCGTCTTGAATCAGGGTTCTTCTTGATGTCTTCGATTACGTTCGAGATCTGGTCGATCGTCTCACCGTTCGGAGTCGACCATGAGCGCCACTGATGTCCGTATACAGGACCTAGGTTTCCATCTTCATCTGCCCACTCATCCCAAATGCGTACACCGTTCTCTTTTAAATAAGCGATATTCGTGTCACCTTTTAAGAACCAGAGTAATTCGTGAATAATGGATTTTAAATGCAGCTTTTTTGTCGTAACAAGCGGAAAGCCTTCCTGTAGGTCGAACCGCATCTGACGACCGAACACAGAAACAGTCCCCGTGCCTGTACGATCCTCTTTTTTTGTACCGTTATGTAGAATATCTTGAAGAAAATCCAGATATTGTTTCATCCCTCATCGCCTCCTATTTTCTTTTAATCGTATCATACGAAAAGTCATAAAAATAGCTTCAACACCTAACACTTTTTCCCTTCTGTACACATAAAAATAATAGTGAAGAAAGGAGTGGAAGCATGTTAGAGATGAACCCGATCTTAATTGAAGGACATCCGTTTACCGCTGTCACCCTTCGTTTGCCAAAAACGAATTTTATGGCTGTATTCAACGACAATGGATATATCATGTGTGGAGCACTAGACGTAGCTCTTTTAAACGAAAAGTTAGCAGACCGTAAAATTATTGCAGGACGCGCTGTTGGAGTAAGAACGATCGAACAGCTGCTGGATGCACCTTTAGAATCTATTACTCTTGAAGCAAAAGAAAAAGGTATTGAAGTTGGTATGCAAGGGCGAAAAGCACTTTTGAAAATGATCTAGAGCATTTATCGGCGAGATTTGAAATTTATCGGCAAGAAGATTAATATATCGGCAAAAAATCAATTATATCGGCAACTTTTCAAATTTATCGGCGAAAAATGAAATATATCGACATTTCCAATCATATGACAACACCCTCTGCCAATATAGCAGAGGGTGTTCACTTTATGCTTTAAAACGATCTCTTGTTATTTTAATTGAAATTAAATTAATGCATAAGACCAAGGATAAGAACTGTATGCGCTTCGAATCATTGATATATATGTAGACACATAGTAGGTAAACGCCACTGACGATAAAGGCAATCTGTAAGCAGTACATCATCTGAATCAATTTTTTGAAATTCAAAGTGATCCCCACTTTCATTATCCAGTTCACGGTATTTCATTCACCCTATTAGTATATCAGTCTACAATGAAAAATGAATCGTTTCCTTCTTTTTGAAATGGATTTGTAATATAAGGAAAATTTAAAACAAATCCAATTGCCTTGGAGCTAAGAAGTCATATTGGATATCCAAAAGTTCAATCATCTGCTTCGCATTATCAGCAGCATCTCCACCTGAATTATTGTTAAAAAGAATGGTTAGATCCTTCGTTTCTGAAGAAAGCTGTTGTATGCGCTCCCGCCATTCTTGAAGCTCCGTCTCATTATAACGATAAAGATAACGAACTTCTCGCCAGTTTGGCTGACCTTGGTTATTCCAGCCATACACGTTTCGGCCATGCATTCTCACAAGTGTCTTTTCTGGTGTTGTGTGCATGACGATCGGAATCGATCCTTGTCCTGCTTGAGGTTCATCACAGACCGTATGAATCCAATTCTCTTCATGAATAAATTGAAGCGTCTTCTCCCTCATTTCATCACTGAACCACGTTTGGTTACGAAACTCCAGTGCTACAGGAATGTCACCCATCATTTCTTTTGCAAAGCGAAGCATCTGAACATTCTCTTTCTTACAATCAAACCAAGGAGGATACTGAAACAAAACCATTTCAAGCTTGCCAGACGAGATGACAGGCTGAATGGACTCTATAAACGCCTCATACATTTCTTTAACAGAGTCAAAAGGCAGCTTGCCTCTTGAATGTCCCGTCATGCCTTGATAAGCCTTTACAACAAACGAAAATTCCTTTGGAGTAGCGGCTACCCACTTTTCGTAGTTTTTAACAGGCTGAACCGCATAAAAGGAAGAATCGACTTCTACAACAGGAAAGTGGCCGCTATATACAGCGAGCTTATCTCTTGCAGGAGTTCCATCTGGATAAAGAGAATCGTGATCTCCCCAGCCTGTTACACCGATTTTTATCATGCTTTGAAGTCACCTGCCTGCCAGTTACAATTTATTTAAACCTTTTGATTGGACAAAGTCTTTCATATACGTTCGTTTAGGAGTCGCCATCGACGATGTGATCTGAGTGACCCATCCTTCTGTACGTTTTCCGCCTGTTCTTTCTGTGTAATATTCGGCAGTTTCTTTTTCATACTGATCAAGCAGAGCTTCTGTTTCTTTAGAACTTTGGTATTGATTTTTATGGAAAACTGCTTGTATCGGCAAGCGCGGCTTTTTCCCAGGTTCTGCGTCAGGATATCCAACCGCTACTCCAAACAGCGGAAGTACATGGTCTGGGCAACCCAGCAGCTCTGAAACTTCCTGTAGGCGATTTCGAATTCCACCTATATAAACAATACCAAGTCCGAGAGACTCAGCTGCCACAGATAAGTTTTGTGCAGCAAGAGCGGCATCCACTGTTCCTACGATAAACGCTTCAGTCGATTGGATGGTTTCGTCGATATTTATTGTCTTCATGTCTGCAGCGATTTTATGACGGTTATAATCCATACAAAATACAAAGAAATAGCCGTTATCTGCAACATAAGATTGATTACCCGCAAGCTCAGCTAGTTTTTCTTTCTTTTCCCGGTCCTCTACCCCAATAATCGTACAAACTTGTTGATAGCTTGAGGTAGATGCAGCCTGAGCACATTGTACAAGTGTTTCAACGATTTTTTCATCTAGTGGGGTGTTCTTAAATTTTCGAATCGATCGATGTGCTAATATCGTTTCTATAATCTCGTTCATCATATAGGCTCCTTCTTTAAAGTTATGGTTGATTGCATTATATCTTTTTCATATATAAAAAAGCGAACCATTTGAAGTCTCTATAATCTCTACTTAACTTTAACGCAAAGAGATGGTATACTAATCTTGCGATGAGCTAATTGCATAAGACGAGATTGACGCGCCTTTTTGGCAATGCACTATGTGGAGTGCTGTCTCTCGCCGCAATATACGCAAAAAAGACGTCCAATCGGGCGTCTTTTTTCTATATATTCTAACTTAGCGGAAGAAAAAGTGAGGAGAACAAAGATGAAAAAAAGTTATACAACTTTACTTCTAATATGCTTGTTTGCAGCTTTTTTTTCAGCTTGCTCAAAAAATGAATCTTCAGAGTCAGCTGAAAACGACTTCAACAATAAAAAGAACGTAGAATTAATGATTTCTGCTGCAGCCAGTTTACAAGATGTATTACATAAAATTGCGAGTAATTATGAAAAAGAACATCCGAATGTTAAAATCACATACAATTTCGGAGGCTCTGGTGCTCTTCAACAGCAAATCTCTAACGGTGCACCTGTGGATCTTTTCTTCTCAGCAGCAGAAGATAAATTTGGCCAGCTAGTAGAAGAAGGACTGATCAAAAAGGAACAAGTAACAGATCTTGTAGGAAACGAACTTGTCTTAGTCGTTGGGAAAGATTCACAACACATCAAGCGTTTTGAAGATTTGATAAAGGTAAAAAAAATAGCAATTGGTACTCCAGAAACCGTTCCTGCAGGTAAATATGCCACAGAAACGCTAGAGAATTTGGAGTTATTAAAAGAAGTTGAAAAGAAAATCATTTATGCCAAAGACGTTCGTCAAGTGCTTACATATGTAGAAACGGGTAATGTTGATGCTGGAATTGTTTATAAAACGGATGCGATGATTTCATCTAAAGTAAAAGTTGCAGCTGCAGCTAGAAAAGATACACATGCACCCATTATTTATCCAGTCGGGATAATAAAAGATACTTCTCATAAAAAAGAAGCAGAACAATTCTATAAATATGTGCAAAAAGAAGAAACTATAAAAACATTTGAGAAGTTTGGATTCCAAAGAATCGAAAATTAGCATTCATAAGATTAAATTGTTCATCATACAAAAAAGCCTCGGTGTATTAACACCAAGGCTTTTCTTAATTAACCGATTGAACCTTCCATCTCAAACTTGATCAGACGGTTCATCTCTACTGCATATTCCATTGGAAGTTCTTTCGTAAATGGCTCGATGAAGCCCATTACGATCATTTCCGTTGCTTCTTGTTCAGAAACACCACGGCTCATAAGGTAGAACAACTGATCTTCAGAAACCTTCGATACAGTCGCTTCATGCTCTAATGTGATGTTGTTGTTAAGAATCTCATTGTACGGAATAGTATCTGACGTGGATTGGTTATCCATGATCAGTGTATCACACTTGATGTTGGATTTAGATCCGTCAGATTTACGTCCGAAGTGAGCGATACCACGGTATGTTACTTTACCGCCATGCTTAGAGATCGACTTCGATACAATTGTAGAAGAACAGTCTGGTGCTAAGTGCAATACTTTTGCTCCTGCATCTTGGTGCTGTCCTTTACCAGCGATCGCGATAGAAAGAATCGTACCTTTCGCTCCGCGGCCTTTCATGATAACAGCCGGATATTTCATCGTTAGACGAGATCCGATGTTTCCATCTACCCATTCCATCGTTGCGTTCTCTTCAGCTACTGCACGCTTTGTAACCAAGTTATAGATGTTGTTTGCCCAGTTTTGAATCGTTGTATAACGGCAGTAAGCGTTCTTCTTAACGATGATTTCTACAACCGCACTATGAAGTGAGTTTGTAGAATAAACTGGTGCTGTACATCCTTCTACGTAGTGTACAGAGCTATCTTCATCTGCAATGATCAGCGTACGTTCGAACTGACCCATGTTTTCAGAGTTGATTCGGAAGTATGCTTGAAGTGGAGTATCACATTTAACGCCTTTTGGTACGTAAATGAAAGATCCACCAGACCATACTGCAGAGTTTAGTGCTGAGAACTTATTATCAGTTGGCGGAATGATCGTTCCAAAATGCTCACGGAAGATCTCTTCGTGCTCTTTTAAAGCCGTATCCGTATCCGTGAAAAGAATACCTAAGTCAGAAAGGTCTTCTTTCATGTTGTGGTATACAACCTCTGATTCATACTGTGCAGATACACCTGCAAGGTATTTCTGTTCAGCTTCTGGAATTCCAAGCTTGTCAAAAGTCGCTTTAATTTCAGCAGGCACTTCATCCCAAGACTTCTCAGATTTCTCAGATGGCTTAACATAATACGTAATATCATCAAAGTTTAAGTCCTTCATGTCTCCGCCCCATTGTGGCATTGGCATTTTATAGAACTGCTCTAATGACTTCAAACGGAATTCAAGCATCCATTCAGGCTCGTTCTTCATGCGGGAGATCTCTTCTACGATCTCTTTTGTTAACCCACGCTTCGATCTGAAAATGGAAACGTCTTTATCTCTAAAACCATATTTATATTCGCCGATATCCGGCATTTTCTTAGCCATTACAGAATCCCTCCTTACTGGATTGGCACTCTTTAAATCATTATCACAAGGAACTTATTCTTCCTCTTCCTCAGGCTTTCCTACCCCTTGCTCCATCGCCTTCCACGCAAGTGTGGCACATTTAATGCGAGCTGGGAACTTGGAAACGCCGGAAAGTGCTTCGATGTCACCTAGATCATAGGATTCATCGTCGTAGTCGTTCCCTAACATCATATCATAAAAAATCTTTGCAAGCTTTACAGCATCTTCGACAGGAAGACCTTTAACAGCCTGTGTCATCATAGAAGCTGACGCTAAACTGATCGAACACCCTTCACCGTCGAACTTTGCCGATTCGATCTTTCCATCTTCTACTTTTAAAGTAAGCTGAATGCGATCGCCGCATGTTGGGTTGTTCATATTAATCGTCAGAGCATTATCATCAATAACCCCTTTATTGCGTGGGTTTTTGTAATGATCCATGATAACTTGTCGATATAGCTGATCTAAATTAGAAGACATGACCGAAATACTCCTTTGCTGTTGTTAAGCCTTTAAGAAAAGCATCGATGTCATCTTCAGTATTATACAGGTAGAAGCTAGCACGTGCTGTTGCTGTAACATTTAACCACTTCATGAGAGGCTGTGCACAGTGATGGCCTGCACGAACAGCTATACCCTCAGAATCTAGAACGGTTGCCACATCATGTGGATGAACATCATCTAAGTTAAACGTTACGAGTCCTGCACGTTTTTTCGGTCCGAAGATTGTTACACCTTCAAGTTCTGAAAGACGTTCCATCGCATATTCTGCAAGATCATGTTCATGTTTCAAAACGTTATCTAAACCAATGTCCTCTAGGAAATCAATTGCTGCACCTAAACCAATCGCACCAGCGATGATCGGTGTACCACCTTCAAACTTCCAAGGCAGCTCTTTCCATGTGGATTCCTGTAAGCCTACAAAATCGATCATCTCTCCGCCGAATTCAACAGGATCCATTTTGTTAAGAAGCGCTTTTTTTCCATAAAGCACGCCAATACCTGTTGGACCACACATTTTATGTGCAGAAAAGGCAAAGAAATCACAATCGAGATCTTGAACGTCTACTTTCATGTGAGGAGCACTCTGAGCGCCATCCACTACCATTACAGCTCCGTTCTTATGTGCGATCGCTGCGATCTCTTTGATCGGGTTGATCGTTCCTAGTACGTTCGATACCTGCATAACTGAGACGATCTTAGTATGCTCTGTAACTGTATTTTCAACATCCGCAAGATCGATCGTGCCATCAGGCTGTAAAGGAATGTACTTAAGCGTTGCACCAGTGGTTTTCGCCACTTGCTGCCATGGAATAATGTTGCTGTGATGTTCCATAGGAGTGATCACAATCTCATCACCTTCTGAAAGGTTAGCCATACCATAGCTTCTTGCTACCGTATTGATCGCTGTTGTTGTACCACGTGTAAAGATAATCTCCTGAGTGGATTTAGCACCGATAAAACGGCGTACCTTTTCACGTGCTCCTTCATAACCATCTGTAGCACGAGTTCCAAGTGTATGAACACCACGGTGAACATTCGAGTTGTACTCTTTGTAATACTTATCTAAAGCTTCAATAACTTGTATCGGTTTTTGTGAAGTGGCTGCACTGTCAAGGTAAACGAGAGGTTTGCCGTTAACTTCCTGATCTAGGATAGGAAACAGCTTTCTCCATTCGTTTGCACTCATTAGCGCACTTTCCTTTCAATAACCTCGACTAAACGATTTTTAACAGATTCTAAAGGCATCTGACTAACGACTGGTGCTAAGAATCCATGAATGATCAAGCGTTCAGCTTCAGATTTCGGAATACCGCGGCTCATCAAATAGAACATTTGAAGAGGATCGATTCTTCCTACTGATGCAGCATGACCTGCTGTTACATCATCTTCGTCGATCAAAAGGATAGGGTTCGCATCACCACGTGCTTTTTCACTTAACATGAGTACACGTTCTGTTTGCTCACCATGAGACTTTGTAGCACCGTGCTCAATTTTTGTAATACCGTTAAAAATCGAGCTCGCGTTATCTTTCATTACCCCATGAGTAAGGATATAACCTTCAGAATGTTTTCCGTGGTTAAAGATTTGCGCTACGAAGTTTTGCTTTTGATCACCGCGACCGATTGTAACAGTCTTCGTATCAGTAAAAGATCCATCACCGATCAAGTGAGTTGTGTTATCAGAAACCGTATTTCCGTCGTTAAACTGACCAAGCGCCCACTCAATGCGAGCATCTTTCTCAGCACGTCCTCTGCGGTTCACGTATGTTGTCATACCTTTTGCAAGGTTATCTACAGCACCGTAAACTACTTTTGCACCGCTGCCTGCATATACTTCAGACACGATGTTTGCAACAGACTCTGAAGATTCATTTGTTGATAAATAGTTTTCTACATACGTTACGGAGCTGTTATCTTCTGCAGCAACGATAACATGGTTAAAGATTGCTGCTTCATCATCTTGATAATAAACAGCTTGGATTGGAGCAGAAAGTTCAACGTTTTTTGGAACATAAAGAAATGCTCCATTAACGAATAGTGCTGCATGAAGTGCTGGTAAACGGTTCTCATCAACCGCTACAGCTTTCATAAAGTACTTTTTCACTAGATCTTCATGCTCTTTTGCAGCTGTTAGAAGATCTGTATAAATAACACCTTGATCCTTTACGGATTCTTCAAGTGCAAAATAAACAGGTGTTCCATTATGGATAACAAGAACATTTTTCGCTTCTTCTTCAGAACCGATCAATGCCTTAACATCTTCAGGAAGTTCATTGAACGCAACAGGAGTGCCAGTTGCTTCATGTTTGAATTCTGTAAAGTTCCATTTATCGATCTTAGTTTTGTCCGGTTTAGGCATTGGAAGCTCTTGAGCCAATTCCAATGCTTGCAAACGAAGTTCCTGCAGCCAAGCGGGTTCCTGTCTGCTGCTTGAAAAACCGGTTACGTAGTCCTTATCAAATCTTAGGCTCGTATCAACTGACATGTATAGTCCCCCTTAATGCTTACGCTTCTTGACCAACAGTTTCGTCTTTAATTCCTAACTCTTCTTTAATCCAGTCGTATCCTTCAGCTTCTAGACGTTGAGCTAATTCCGGTCCACCAGATTTAACAATACGCCCTTGCATCATCACGTGTACTTTATCTGGAGTGATGTAGTTCAATAGACGTTGGTAGTGAGTGATGATTAAGCAACCGAAATCAGGGCTGCGCATTTCGTTAACACCTTTAGCTACTACTTTAAGAGCATCAATATCGAGTCCTGAATCGATTTCATCTAGGATTGCTAATTTTGGCTCAAGCATCATCATTTGAAGAATCTCGTTACGCTTCTTTTCTCCACCAGAAAATCCTTCGTTTAAGTAACGATGAGCAAACGCATTGTCCATTTCAAGATGATCCATCTTTTTATCTAACTCACGGATAAATTTCATTAGAGAAATTTCGTCGCCTTCTTCACGCTTTGCATTGATAGCAGAACGTAAGAAATCAGCGTTCGTAATACCGCTTACTTCAGATGGGTATTGCATAGCTAAGAAAAGTCCAGCTTGTGCACGCTCATCAACTTCCATATCTAAAAGATCTTCTCCGTTGAATGTAACTTTACCAGAAGTTACTTCATATTTAGGGTGTCCCATTAACGCTGCAGAAAGAGTAGACTTTCCTGTTCCGTTAGGTCCCATGATTGCGTGGATTTCTCCACCATTTATTTCGAGATCTAAACCTTTAATAATCTCTTTATCTTCAATAGAAACACGAAGATCTTCAATCTTTAAATTAGGTGCTGACATAATACAACCTCCATTAAGAAATCATTCTCAAGATTTTGATAAAAGGCACAAAATAGCCATTCTCAATTTATTCTCATTCTAATCTTATAACAAATGAAATGTATGTTCAAGGGAACGAGCTGTTTACTTTTCCATTGTTGTCATATTATCTGCACATCAATCGCCATATTTGAAAAAAGGCTGACTCATGAGGCGGTAAACCACCTGATGAATCAGCCTTTTGTAATTTTAACGTTCATATGTTACGGCGTATGGTTTCTACTAGCATCTGCCGCTATTTCTAATCCTTTTTTGTATTCCTTATCTCGGACCTTCTCAACGTCTAACCGTTTTTCCAAATCCCTCTCATACTCTGCAAAACCACAGCCATGTGACTGGTGCATTGCTTTTTCCATCTCGGACGTATGTTTTACTTTAATGGGGTGGATAATGAATCAATCCTTTCAAAGTTAAGTTATTTAATAATGTTAGCGTATCAGCAACACTCATTTCACTCAAACCGTTATCAAAGTGAAATCACCCTACATACACGTGCATAATGATTCCTATTGAAAACAGATGTGACTTTCTGTGTTATCCTGCTAAATGCGCTACATTACTTCCATTACCTTTTAGGATGATTTCAAAACATGTAAAGTGTGGAATTTAGACTTTCTTTTAATGACGCGGTTTATTTAATTCTTTGATGCACTCTTGAACGAGGGTCACACCTTGGCTCATAGCGGCTCCCCCACCAAATGCAGCAGAAACTCCCACAGCTTCAAGGATTTCGTTTTCTGAACACCCTTGATCTAAACATCCTTTTGTGTGGTAGATGATACAATACTCATCTTGCGAATAGATACTGATCCCTAAAGCAATCAACTGCTTATACTTCTCAGATATCTCGCCTTCCTTAAAGCAATGGCGGGTAAATTCATTATAAGCATGTGTAAGTTCAGGCATGTTCTCATTGTATTTTCCTAATCCTTCTTTATAGCGGATTAGGTGATATTGTGTTGAATTCGATCCCGGTAGCGGCTGCTCTTCTTGTTTCATTTCATTCACTCCTGTCAAAATAGTAAACAGGTTTAGTATGGGTTAATCGCACGCCGGTTATGTAATAAACATTCGTAAGTTTTTCGTCAAAAAAAAAGAACTGACTCAAAAAATAAGTCAGTTCTCTCTCAAACGTTATTCTGTTACTGGCACTACTGCGCCTTCATATTTTTTCTTAATGAAATCTTGAATCTCTTTAGAACGTAGTACTTCGACTAAAGCTTTAACAGATTTCTTATCTTTATCTCCTTCACGCACCGTGATGATGTTTACGAATGGAGAGTCAGATCCTTCTAATGCAATCGCATCTTTTTGAGGGTTCAGTCCAGCATCGATCGCGTAGTTTGTGTTGATTAGAACGGCATCACCTTCACCGTTCTTGTATGCTTTTGGCAGCATTCCTGCATCAACGTCAGCTTTAAATTTAAGCTTCTTAGGGTTTTCTACAACATCTTTAATTTGCGCTTCTGCTCCAGCACCTTCTTTAACTTTGATCAAGCCTTCTTTTTCAAGTAAGCCAAGCATACGGCCATGATCTGCTACAGAGTTAGACATGATGATAGTTGCGCCTTCAGGTAGTTCATTTAAAGATTTGTATTTTTTAGAATAGATTCCGATCGGCTCAAGGTGAATGCCACCCGCGTTCTCGAATTTGTATCCGTGATCTTTCATTTGAGACTCTAGATATGGAACGTGCTGAAAATAGTTCGCACCGATTTCTTTTTCATCTAAAGATTTGTTTGGCAGTACATAATCTTGGAACGTTTTGATTTCAAGTTCAATACCTTTTTCTTTCAATAGAGGTTTTGCTTCTTCCAGGATTTCAGCATGTGGTACGTTTGATGCACCAACAATAATCTTCTCGTCGCTGATTCCGCCTTCTGTTTTGTTCCCACAAGCAGCAAGAGCTGCAACAAGAACAGTTAATATAATTACGGATAAAACTTTTTTCATATGAACTTCCTCCTTGTTGTCTAAAAAAGTTATCTCTTATCTAACGCAGTTGTAATTCGATCACCAATCCACTGGATGACGAAGACGATGACTAAGATGAGTGCAGTTGAAACCAATGTCACATCCGCGTTATCTCTTTGGTAACCTTCCATGTAAGCTAAGTTCCCTAAGCCTCCTGCACCAACTACTCCAGCCATCGCTGTATAACTTACGAGCGCGATTGCGGTCACAGTGATTCCTGACACAAGAGCAGGTGTGCTTTCTGGGATAAGAACTTTAAATATAATCTGAGCATTTGTAGCACCCATCGATTTTGCCGCTTCGATTACCCCTTTATTAATCTCTCTCAAAGCAATCTCAACCATACGTGCATAAAATGGTGCCGCACCTACGATTAGAGCAGGTAGTGCTGCTTCAGCTCCAAGCATCGTTCCTACGATTAAGCGTGTAAATGGAATCAATAAAATGATTAAGATAATA contains:
- a CDS encoding cysteine desulfurase, whose protein sequence is MSANEWRKLFPILDQEVNGKPLVYLDSAATSQKPIQVIEALDKYYKEYNSNVHRGVHTLGTRATDGYEGAREKVRRFIGAKSTQEIIFTRGTTTAINTVARSYGMANLSEGDEIVITPMEHHSNIIPWQQVAKTTGATLKYIPLQPDGTIDLADVENTVTEHTKIVSVMQVSNVLGTINPIKEIAAIAHKNGAVMVVDGAQSAPHMKVDVQDLDCDFFAFSAHKMCGPTGIGVLYGKKALLNKMDPVEFGGEMIDFVGLQESTWKELPWKFEGGTPIIAGAIGLGAAIDFLEDIGLDNVLKHEHDLAEYAMERLSELEGVTIFGPKKRAGLVTFNLDDVHPHDVATVLDSEGIAVRAGHHCAQPLMKWLNVTATARASFYLYNTEDDIDAFLKGLTTAKEYFGHVF
- the sufD gene encoding Fe-S cluster assembly protein SufD, which gives rise to MSVDTSLRFDKDYVTGFSSSRQEPAWLQELRLQALELAQELPMPKPDKTKIDKWNFTEFKHEATGTPVAFNELPEDVKALIGSEEEAKNVLVIHNGTPVYFALEESVKDQGVIYTDLLTAAKEHEDLVKKYFMKAVAVDENRLPALHAALFVNGAFLYVPKNVELSAPIQAVYYQDDEAAIFNHVIVAAEDNSSVTYVENYLSTNESSESVANIVSEVYAGSGAKVVYGAVDNLAKGMTTYVNRRGRAEKDARIEWALGQFNDGNTVSDNTTHLIGDGSFTDTKTVTIGRGDQKQNFVAQIFNHGKHSEGYILTHGVMKDNASSIFNGITKIEHGATKSHGEQTERVLMLSEKARGDANPILLIDEDDVTAGHAASVGRIDPLQMFYLMSRGIPKSEAERLIIHGFLAPVVSQMPLESVKNRLVEVIERKVR
- the sufC gene encoding Fe-S cluster assembly ATPase SufC, whose translation is MSAPNLKIEDLRVSIEDKEIIKGLDLEINGGEIHAIMGPNGTGKSTLSAALMGHPKYEVTSGKVTFNGEDLLDMEVDERAQAGLFLAMQYPSEVSGITNADFLRSAINAKREEGDEISLMKFIRELDKKMDHLEMDNAFAHRYLNEGFSGGEKKRNEILQMMMLEPKLAILDEIDSGLDIDALKVVAKGVNEMRSPDFGCLIITHYQRLLNYITPDKVHVMMQGRIVKSGGPELAQRLEAEGYDWIKEELGIKDETVGQEA
- a CDS encoding carboxymuconolactone decarboxylase family protein produces the protein MKQEEQPLPGSNSTQYHLIRYKEGLGKYNENMPELTHAYNEFTRHCFKEGEISEKYKQLIALGISIYSQDEYCIIYHTKGCLDQGCSENEILEAVGVSAAFGGGAAMSQGVTLVQECIKELNKPRH
- a CDS encoding MetQ/NlpA family ABC transporter substrate-binding protein, translated to MKKVLSVIILTVLVAALAACGNKTEGGISDEKIIVGASNVPHAEILEEAKPLLKEKGIELEIKTFQDYVLPNKSLDEKEIGANYFQHVPYLESQMKDHGYKFENAGGIHLEPIGIYSKKYKSLNELPEGATIIMSNSVADHGRMLGLLEKEGLIKVKEGAGAEAQIKDVVENPKKLKFKADVDAGMLPKAYKNGEGDAVLINTNYAIDAGLNPQKDAIALEGSDSPFVNIITVREGDKDKKSVKALVEVLRSKEIQDFIKKKYEGAVVPVTE
- a CDS encoding methionine ABC transporter permease; its protein translation is MLSTWFPNVQWDVLLEATNETLYMSAISVVITFFLGLALGLALFLTSPGNLWGNKFLNSVIAIIVNVFRSIPFIILIILLIPFTRLIVGTMLGAEAALPALIVGAAPFYARMVEIALREINKGVIEAAKSMGATNAQIIFKVLIPESTPALVSGITVTAIALVSYTAMAGVVGAGGLGNLAYMEGYQRDNADVTLVSTALILVIVFVIQWIGDRITTALDKR